One region of Rhodocaloribacter litoris genomic DNA includes:
- a CDS encoding FtsW/RodA/SpoVE family cell cycle protein, producing MKLLSRAPADKYVVWAVLALGAVGVVAVYSAVSFLAETKAGGDTERFLLRHVGRLALALGMVGLFSLVDYRQLARKARIGVVAALALLLAVLVVGDASGGASRWVFGFQPSDLARVALLLHVAFLLAKKQGYIGDFKRAFVPLCLWTGAVVGLIGLEDLSTAAVVLVSVMLMCFVGRVRVLHLSGVVALGVVAAYLLLLASPERAERLEAYVGVKLFPHTDAEAVFSSQDEGYQARQARIAFAMGGLTGVGPGKSIQRDFLPAPYNDFIFAIIAEEYGILGALALLAVFVLLLFRGFLRIARHAPDPLGLLLGTGLVTMLALYGFIHAGVAAGLLPVTGLPMPFVSYGGTSMVANGVMVGILLNISRQATGPGAP from the coding sequence ATGAAACTCCTGAGCCGGGCGCCGGCGGACAAGTACGTCGTCTGGGCCGTGCTGGCGCTCGGTGCCGTGGGGGTGGTGGCCGTCTACAGCGCCGTCTCCTTCCTGGCCGAGACCAAAGCCGGCGGGGACACCGAACGGTTTCTGTTGCGGCACGTGGGGCGGCTGGCGCTGGCACTCGGGATGGTGGGGCTGTTCAGCCTGGTCGACTACCGGCAACTGGCCCGCAAGGCCCGGATCGGGGTGGTGGCGGCCCTGGCGCTGCTGCTGGCCGTGCTCGTGGTCGGGGATGCTTCCGGGGGCGCCTCGCGCTGGGTCTTCGGCTTTCAACCCTCCGACCTGGCCCGCGTGGCGCTCCTGCTGCACGTGGCCTTCCTGCTGGCGAAGAAGCAGGGCTACATCGGCGACTTCAAACGGGCCTTCGTGCCGCTTTGCCTCTGGACCGGCGCCGTCGTCGGGTTGATCGGGCTCGAAGATCTCTCGACGGCGGCGGTAGTGCTCGTCTCGGTGATGCTGATGTGTTTCGTCGGGCGGGTGCGGGTGCTGCACCTGAGCGGCGTGGTGGCCCTGGGCGTCGTGGCGGCGTACCTGCTGCTGCTGGCCTCGCCGGAGCGGGCCGAGCGCCTGGAAGCCTACGTGGGCGTGAAACTCTTTCCGCACACGGACGCGGAGGCGGTCTTCTCCAGCCAGGACGAAGGGTACCAGGCCCGGCAGGCACGCATCGCCTTCGCCATGGGCGGGCTCACCGGCGTGGGGCCGGGCAAGAGCATCCAGCGTGACTTCCTGCCGGCGCCCTACAACGACTTCATCTTCGCCATCATCGCCGAGGAATACGGGATTCTGGGGGCCCTGGCGCTGCTGGCGGTGTTCGTGCTCCTGCTGTTTCGCGGTTTCCTGCGCATCGCCCGGCATGCCCCCGATCCGCTGGGGCTGTTGCTCGGCACCGGGCTGGTCACCATGCTCGCGCTCTACGGGTTCATCCATGCCGGCGTGGCGGCGGGCCTGTTGCCCGTGACCGGCCTGCCGATGCCGTTCGTCTCCTACGGTGGCACCTCGATGGTGGCCAACGGGGTGATGGTGGGCATCCTGCTGAACATCTCCCGCCAGGCAACCGGCCCGGGAGCGCCCTGA
- the murD gene encoding UDP-N-acetylmuramoyl-L-alanine--D-glutamate ligase: MRPEEIQGKAVTVIGGGRSGLAVSRLLVKAGARVFLTEQGEAPAGLQAALEAIGATYEFGGHTTRALAADFIVISPGVPSTINLVQQALRGGLPVFSEIEVASWFCRAPIVAITGSNGKTTTTSLLGHVFRTAGRRTIVAGNIGFPFSDYVLDTTPRDVVVLEVSSFQLDHVATFRPRVSVLLNITPDHLDRYGNDFSAYAYSKCRIFSNQRGDDVLVYNDDDEVIRDYVGLERRKRAFRALAFSLEKEVEAGAFVRDGALVLRISSHEEVLMQAEQLALRGRHNLYNSLAAAVAARVMEVRNEVVRESLASFEGVPHRLEFVREVDGVRYVNDSKATNVNSVWYALESFDEPIVLIAGGRDKGNDYTPLKPLVRQKVRALIAIGESADKVLHELGPCVAHSMAARSMEDAIRCARVFAQPGDIVLLSPACASFDMFQNYEDRGDTFKRLVASL; this comes from the coding sequence ATGCGTCCGGAAGAAATTCAGGGGAAGGCGGTGACGGTGATCGGCGGGGGCCGCAGCGGCCTGGCCGTGTCACGGTTGCTGGTGAAAGCCGGTGCGCGGGTCTTTTTGACCGAGCAGGGGGAGGCGCCGGCCGGGTTGCAGGCGGCGCTGGAAGCCATCGGCGCGACGTACGAATTCGGGGGGCACACGACGCGTGCGCTCGCGGCCGACTTCATCGTCATCAGCCCGGGGGTGCCTTCGACGATCAACCTGGTGCAGCAGGCGCTGCGAGGCGGGTTGCCGGTCTTCTCCGAGATCGAGGTGGCCTCCTGGTTCTGCCGGGCGCCGATCGTGGCCATCACCGGTTCGAACGGGAAGACGACCACCACCAGCCTGCTCGGCCACGTCTTTCGCACAGCCGGGCGGCGTACGATCGTGGCCGGCAACATCGGCTTCCCGTTCTCGGACTACGTGCTCGACACGACGCCCCGCGACGTGGTGGTGCTGGAGGTCTCCAGCTTCCAGCTCGACCACGTGGCCACGTTCCGGCCCCGCGTCAGCGTGCTGCTGAACATCACCCCGGATCACCTGGACCGGTATGGCAACGACTTCAGCGCCTATGCCTACAGCAAGTGCCGCATTTTTTCCAACCAGCGCGGGGACGACGTGCTCGTCTACAACGACGACGACGAGGTGATCCGCGATTATGTGGGCCTGGAGCGCAGGAAACGGGCGTTTCGTGCGCTGGCCTTCAGCCTGGAGAAAGAAGTCGAGGCCGGGGCGTTCGTCCGCGACGGCGCGCTCGTGCTTCGGATATCATCACACGAGGAGGTCCTCATGCAAGCCGAACAACTGGCCCTTCGGGGTCGACACAACCTGTACAACTCGCTGGCGGCGGCCGTGGCCGCACGGGTGATGGAGGTCCGCAACGAGGTGGTGCGCGAGAGCCTGGCCAGTTTCGAGGGCGTTCCTCACCGGCTCGAGTTCGTCCGCGAGGTGGACGGGGTGCGCTACGTCAACGACTCCAAGGCCACCAACGTGAACTCCGTCTGGTATGCCCTCGAGAGCTTCGACGAACCGATCGTGCTGATTGCCGGGGGACGGGACAAGGGCAACGACTACACCCCGCTGAAGCCGCTGGTCCGGCAGAAAGTGCGGGCCCTGATCGCCATCGGCGAGAGCGCCGACAAGGTGCTGCACGAGCTGGGGCCGTGCGTTGCGCACAGCATGGCGGCCCGCTCGATGGAGGATGCCATCCGGTGTGCCCGCGTCTTCGCCCAGCCCGGCGACATCGTGCTGCTGAGCCCTGCCTGTGCCTCGTTCGACATGTTTCAGAACTATGAAGACCGGGGCGACACGTTCAAACGCCTGGTAGCCAGCCTGTGA
- the mraY gene encoding phospho-N-acetylmuramoyl-pentapeptide-transferase produces MLYYLLTYLERTYEPPGFQVFQFITVRAALAAITALVIALFAGRSIINWLSRKQVGERVREGPQAGAIDHSHKRGTPTMGGVIILLAVLGATLLWGALAEVYVWLIVAATAWMGAFGFADDYIKVVRQNKSGLPARIKLTGQVSLGLLVGAVLYFHPQFAGFNTITYLPFVKEEALDYNFLARFFDGGLDLGWLVYIPVVVFIITALSNAVNLTDGLDGLAAGVTAIVALGLTVLCYIAGNAVFADFLNEMFLPGAGELTVFGAALAAACLGFLWFNSYPATVFMGDTGSLALGAAVGTLTLMIKKELLLPLLCAIFFLEAISVIVQTGYFKYTKRRYGVGRRVFRMAPLHHHFEVKGTHEAKIVVRFWIITIVTVIATLLVLRIR; encoded by the coding sequence ATGCTGTATTACCTGCTGACATATCTGGAGCGCACCTACGAGCCACCCGGCTTTCAGGTCTTCCAGTTCATCACGGTGCGGGCAGCGCTGGCCGCCATCACGGCGCTCGTCATTGCGCTTTTCGCGGGGCGAAGCATCATCAACTGGCTGAGCCGGAAGCAGGTGGGGGAACGGGTGCGTGAGGGCCCGCAGGCCGGCGCCATCGACCATTCGCACAAGCGCGGTACCCCCACGATGGGCGGCGTCATCATCCTGCTGGCCGTGCTGGGGGCCACCCTGCTCTGGGGCGCCCTCGCCGAGGTGTACGTATGGCTCATCGTGGCGGCGACGGCCTGGATGGGGGCCTTCGGCTTTGCCGACGATTACATCAAGGTTGTCCGGCAAAACAAGAGCGGGTTGCCGGCTCGCATCAAGCTCACCGGGCAGGTGAGCCTGGGGCTGCTCGTGGGCGCCGTGCTCTACTTCCACCCGCAGTTTGCCGGCTTCAACACCATCACCTACCTGCCCTTCGTCAAGGAAGAGGCGCTCGACTACAACTTCCTCGCGCGGTTCTTCGACGGCGGGCTGGATCTGGGCTGGCTCGTCTACATCCCCGTGGTCGTCTTCATCATCACGGCCCTCTCGAACGCGGTCAACCTGACCGACGGGCTCGACGGGCTGGCAGCCGGTGTGACGGCCATCGTGGCACTCGGGCTGACGGTGCTCTGCTATATCGCCGGCAACGCCGTCTTTGCAGATTTTCTCAACGAGATGTTCCTGCCCGGGGCCGGCGAGCTGACCGTCTTCGGGGCGGCGCTGGCGGCGGCCTGCCTCGGCTTTCTCTGGTTCAACAGCTATCCGGCTACGGTCTTCATGGGCGACACCGGGTCGCTGGCGCTCGGGGCGGCCGTCGGCACGTTGACGCTCATGATCAAGAAGGAGCTGCTGCTGCCGTTGCTGTGCGCCATCTTCTTCCTGGAGGCGATCTCGGTGATCGTGCAGACGGGCTACTTCAAGTACACGAAACGCCGGTACGGCGTGGGCCGGCGCGTCTTTCGCATGGCCCCGCTTCACCATCATTTTGAGGTAAAGGGTACGCACGAGGCGAAGATCGTGGTGCGGTTCTGGATCATCACCATCGTCACGGTCATCGCCACGTTGCTGGTGCTGCGGATTCGTTAA
- a CDS encoding UDP-N-acetylmuramoyl-L-alanyl-D-glutamate--2,6-diaminopimelate ligase, whose translation MIALRKLYERLVEAGLLRKKRGGLENIRIDHLAHDSRKVGPGGLFVAVRGEKADGHLFIDKAVQNGAIAIVCEAMPADVAAYARREQRAAGIAWLQVHDSRAALAELAAAFFGDPSRALKMTGITGTNGKTTTAYLVHHVLAAQGLRAGLIGTVTYDLGGTRQEATHTTPDALELQRMLRRMVDAGCAACVMEVSSHALDQERVRAIDYDVAIFTNLTRDHLDYHRTFEAYFAAKKKLFDRLGAHATALYNRDDPAGARIVAGTAAQVLSYGQSPEADLRLEVLANRIGGLHLRIDGQERRFRLVGLFNAYNLAAAYGAGRALGLPPAAVLDALATAPPVPGRFEQLRFADGTTVIVDYAHTPDALENVLKTIRVTKSPAATLWCVFGCGGDRDPDKRRLMGAIAERYADRVIVTSDNPRTEDPEKILNDIRRGMDRPTEALWIVDRREAIRQAAARAAPGDVVLIAGKGHETYQIIGTEKLPFDDREEARRSFADRGLREGG comes from the coding sequence ATGATCGCCCTGAGAAAACTGTACGAGCGGCTCGTCGAGGCCGGCCTGCTCCGGAAGAAAAGGGGAGGCCTGGAAAATATTCGCATTGACCACCTGGCCCACGACAGCCGCAAGGTCGGGCCGGGAGGCCTCTTCGTCGCCGTGCGCGGGGAGAAGGCCGACGGTCACCTGTTCATTGACAAGGCTGTTCAAAACGGAGCGATCGCCATCGTATGCGAGGCGATGCCGGCGGACGTGGCGGCGTATGCGCGCCGTGAACAACGCGCCGCCGGCATCGCCTGGCTACAGGTGCACGACAGCCGGGCCGCCCTGGCCGAACTGGCCGCCGCCTTCTTCGGCGACCCCTCGCGGGCGCTGAAGATGACCGGGATCACCGGCACCAACGGCAAGACGACCACCGCCTACCTGGTGCACCACGTGCTGGCGGCGCAGGGCCTGCGGGCCGGTCTGATCGGCACCGTGACCTATGACCTCGGGGGGACCCGGCAGGAAGCCACCCACACGACCCCGGACGCCCTCGAACTGCAGCGGATGCTGCGCCGGATGGTCGATGCCGGCTGCGCGGCCTGCGTCATGGAGGTCTCGTCGCACGCCCTCGACCAGGAGCGCGTCCGGGCCATCGACTACGACGTGGCGATCTTCACCAACCTCACGCGGGATCATCTGGACTACCATCGCACCTTTGAGGCCTATTTCGCCGCGAAGAAGAAACTGTTCGACCGCCTCGGAGCCCACGCGACGGCGCTCTACAACCGGGACGATCCGGCCGGTGCGCGGATCGTCGCCGGCACGGCGGCGCAGGTCCTCTCCTACGGCCAGTCGCCGGAGGCCGACCTCCGCCTCGAAGTGCTGGCGAACCGCATCGGCGGGCTGCACCTGCGCATCGACGGCCAGGAGCGCCGGTTTCGCCTGGTCGGGCTGTTCAACGCCTACAACCTGGCGGCGGCCTACGGGGCCGGGCGTGCCCTGGGCCTGCCGCCCGCGGCGGTGCTCGACGCGCTGGCGACGGCCCCGCCGGTGCCCGGCCGCTTCGAGCAGCTCCGCTTCGCCGACGGTACCACCGTCATCGTCGACTATGCCCACACACCGGACGCCCTCGAGAACGTGCTCAAGACGATCCGCGTCACGAAGTCACCTGCGGCCACGCTGTGGTGCGTCTTCGGTTGCGGGGGCGACCGCGACCCGGACAAGCGCCGTCTCATGGGGGCCATCGCCGAACGGTATGCCGACCGTGTCATCGTCACGAGCGACAACCCGCGCACCGAGGACCCGGAGAAGATCCTGAACGACATCCGCCGGGGGATGGACCGGCCCACCGAGGCGCTGTGGATCGTGGACCGGCGTGAGGCCATCCGCCAGGCGGCCGCTCGCGCCGCCCCCGGCGACGTGGTGCTCATCGCCGGCAAGGGGCATGAGACGTACCAGATCATCGGAACGGAAAAGCTTCCGTTCGACGACCGCGAGGAGGCCCGGCGCAGCTTCGCCGACCGGGGACTCCGGGAAGGAGGATAG
- a CDS encoding penicillin-binding protein, which translates to MQPRDQILVRMYVVLTLLSLLPLLVAGQVLRIYLAEGEALRALGKRQADSFVTIPAMRGAILDRAGRTLAVNTARYDLALDPTVPGFDRAADLFFEKLSRLTGRPEAALRRQVRRRTSPQYVLLARGLSETQKEEVETWEVPGLILHPRFGRRYTYGETAAHVLGYVDPDLRGLAGLELQYDDQLRGTPGRRAVRRDRRGVLKAVPDGVLVEPQHGQTLVLTIDLVRQTILEEELARAVAEHGARWGTAIAMDPHTGAILAMANVPSFNPNRRGAAPAEAERNRAITDRMEPGSTFKLVTAVAAVEQGVVALEDSIETGDGWMVIHGRTLKDTHAFGTLTFAGVIAHSSNVGMAKVAMRLDPGVFYQYARNLGFGQNTWIDLPGEVPGLLKKPATWSGTTLTSMSRGYEVDATPLQVLAAYSALANGGLLVRPYVVAERRDVTGRTVWVARQDSVRRAFRQATARKLLPAFEAVVEYGTGEKARLAGLRVAGKTGTALKARDGGYERGAYRASFVGFFPAEDPAVAMIVVLDEPKTSIYGGSVAAPVFQRIARRWLGTFPKLAALAQPASPGDPEERPERPVPDVTGRPAAVAAGLLQAHGYRVDRPETAGATVARQRPAPGEPAPLHARVRLDLAAPDTALVMPDLTGLSARAATFWLTARGVEVRLEGNGLVAGQAPRPGAPLPKRAVLHCRPARR; encoded by the coding sequence ATGCAGCCGAGGGATCAAATACTGGTGCGGATGTACGTGGTGCTGACGCTGCTCAGCCTGCTGCCGCTGCTCGTGGCCGGACAGGTGCTCCGGATCTACCTGGCCGAGGGCGAGGCGCTGCGGGCGCTGGGCAAGCGACAGGCCGACTCGTTCGTGACGATCCCGGCCATGCGCGGTGCCATCCTCGACCGTGCCGGGCGCACGCTCGCCGTCAATACGGCACGCTATGACCTGGCACTCGACCCCACGGTGCCCGGCTTCGACCGGGCCGCCGACCTGTTCTTTGAGAAACTGTCCAGGCTGACGGGGCGTCCCGAGGCGGCGCTGCGTCGCCAGGTGCGCCGGCGCACCAGCCCGCAGTACGTGCTGCTCGCCCGGGGCCTCTCGGAGACGCAAAAAGAGGAGGTCGAGACCTGGGAGGTGCCGGGGCTCATCCTCCATCCCCGCTTCGGGCGCCGGTATACGTACGGCGAGACGGCCGCCCATGTGCTCGGCTACGTCGACCCGGACCTGCGGGGCCTTGCCGGGCTCGAGTTGCAGTACGACGACCAGCTCCGGGGAACCCCCGGCCGGCGGGCCGTGCGGCGGGACCGCCGGGGGGTGCTCAAGGCCGTCCCGGACGGCGTCCTCGTCGAGCCGCAGCACGGCCAGACGCTCGTGCTCACGATCGACCTGGTCCGGCAGACGATCCTCGAAGAGGAACTGGCCCGGGCCGTGGCCGAGCATGGTGCCCGGTGGGGCACGGCCATTGCGATGGACCCCCATACGGGCGCCATCCTGGCCATGGCCAACGTGCCGTCGTTCAACCCGAACCGGCGCGGCGCGGCACCGGCGGAGGCCGAGCGCAACCGGGCCATCACCGACCGCATGGAGCCGGGCTCGACCTTCAAACTCGTCACGGCCGTCGCGGCCGTCGAGCAGGGGGTCGTCGCCCTCGAAGACTCTATCGAGACGGGGGACGGCTGGATGGTCATCCACGGGCGCACGCTGAAAGATACCCACGCCTTTGGCACCCTCACCTTTGCCGGTGTGATCGCCCATTCGAGCAACGTGGGGATGGCCAAGGTGGCGATGCGGCTCGATCCCGGTGTCTTCTACCAGTATGCGCGGAACCTGGGTTTCGGCCAGAACACGTGGATCGACCTGCCCGGTGAAGTGCCGGGCCTGCTGAAGAAGCCCGCCACGTGGAGCGGTACCACGCTGACCTCGATGAGCCGGGGCTACGAGGTCGATGCGACGCCGCTGCAGGTGCTGGCGGCCTACAGCGCCCTGGCCAACGGCGGGCTGCTCGTTCGCCCCTACGTCGTGGCCGAGCGGCGGGACGTGACCGGGCGCACCGTCTGGGTGGCCCGGCAGGACTCGGTCCGCAGGGCCTTCCGGCAGGCGACGGCACGCAAGCTGCTGCCGGCCTTCGAGGCCGTCGTCGAGTATGGCACGGGGGAGAAGGCGCGCCTGGCCGGGCTGCGCGTCGCCGGCAAGACGGGCACGGCCCTCAAGGCCCGCGACGGCGGGTACGAACGCGGGGCCTACCGCGCCTCATTCGTCGGCTTCTTCCCGGCCGAGGACCCGGCGGTGGCCATGATCGTCGTGCTCGACGAGCCGAAGACGAGCATCTACGGCGGGTCGGTGGCGGCTCCGGTGTTCCAGCGGATCGCCCGGCGCTGGCTGGGGACGTTCCCGAAGCTGGCGGCCCTGGCACAGCCGGCATCACCCGGCGATCCGGAGGAACGCCCGGAACGGCCCGTGCCGGACGTGACGGGCCGCCCCGCCGCCGTGGCCGCGGGGCTGTTGCAGGCGCACGGCTACCGGGTGGACCGGCCCGAAACGGCCGGGGCGACCGTTGCGCGGCAGCGGCCTGCACCGGGCGAGCCGGCCCCCCTGCACGCCCGCGTCCGGCTGGACCTGGCGGCACCGGACACGGCCCTCGTCATGCCGGACCTGACGGGACTCAGCGCCCGGGCGGCCACCTTCTGGCTCACCGCACGCGGGGTGGAAGTCCGCCTCGAAGGGAACGGCCTCGTCGCCGGGCAGGCGCCGCGTCCGGGTGCCCCTCTGCCGAAACGGGCCGTGCTCCACTGCCGGCCCGCCCGGCGCTGA
- a CDS encoding FtsL-like putative cell division protein produces AAPAGPRRTPRRLKLPTWDDLAGGNGPAAAAGRRPAFDSVSTLRFALFLLVLALAVTLYVGHVHASQEVLTEVQRLRRENLDLHLKYNRLKGEYDQMTSPARIYERARGLGLVEDVTYGGTITIER; encoded by the coding sequence GGCCGCTCCGGCCGGGCCCCGGCGCACACCGCGTCGCCTGAAGCTGCCCACCTGGGACGACCTCGCCGGCGGCAACGGGCCCGCGGCCGCGGCCGGGCGCCGGCCAGCCTTCGACTCGGTCTCGACCCTGCGCTTTGCCCTTTTCCTCCTGGTGCTGGCGCTGGCCGTCACGCTGTATGTGGGCCATGTCCACGCCTCGCAGGAGGTGCTCACCGAAGTGCAGCGGCTCCGCCGCGAGAATCTGGACCTTCATCTGAAATACAACCGCCTCAAGGGGGAATACGACCAGATGACCTCCCCGGCGCGCATCTACGAGCGAGCCCGCGGGCTGGGGCTGGTCGAAGATGTGACGTACGGAGGAACCATCACCATCGAACGATGA
- the rsmH gene encoding 16S rRNA (cytosine(1402)-N(4))-methyltransferase RsmH: MHAEPDHDDARGPADPMRYATGYHAPVLCKAVVEGLVTDPDGVYVDATLGGGGHTAALLDVLAPGGRVIGLDRDPAALAAVRARLPAEIERGRLHLVEGNFAELEALLAEGGQGPVDGVLADLGVSSHQFDTPERGFSFRTEGPLDMRMNPHTGYTASDVVNAWEEQALRRVLRVYGEEPRAAHIARAIVAARPLATTTALADVVRRVTPARDEVKTLARVFQAIRIAVNGELEALERLLAGAARVLRPGGRLAVISYHSLEDRRVKRMLRYGNLEGRPVRDLYGNLLSPWRELTRHPVLPGDAERAANPRARSARLRLAERRPEAPPTGFP, encoded by the coding sequence ATGCATGCTGAACCAGACCATGACGACGCACGGGGGCCGGCGGACCCGATGCGGTACGCCACCGGCTACCATGCGCCCGTTCTTTGCAAGGCTGTAGTAGAGGGCCTCGTGACCGATCCGGACGGGGTGTATGTGGATGCCACGCTCGGCGGCGGAGGGCACACGGCGGCCCTGCTCGACGTGCTTGCGCCCGGGGGGCGGGTCATCGGTCTCGACCGGGATCCCGCGGCGCTGGCGGCCGTCCGGGCGCGCCTGCCGGCCGAGATCGAGCGGGGGCGCCTGCACCTCGTCGAAGGCAACTTCGCCGAGCTGGAAGCGCTGCTGGCCGAAGGCGGGCAGGGGCCCGTGGACGGCGTGCTGGCGGACCTGGGGGTGTCCTCGCACCAGTTCGACACGCCGGAACGGGGCTTCAGCTTTCGGACCGAGGGGCCGCTCGACATGCGGATGAACCCGCACACCGGCTACACGGCCAGCGACGTCGTCAACGCCTGGGAAGAGCAGGCGCTGCGCCGGGTGTTGCGGGTCTACGGCGAGGAGCCCCGGGCGGCGCATATCGCCCGGGCCATCGTGGCGGCCCGGCCGCTGGCAACGACGACGGCACTGGCGGACGTCGTGCGGCGCGTCACCCCGGCCCGGGACGAGGTGAAGACCCTGGCCCGGGTCTTCCAGGCCATCCGCATCGCCGTCAACGGCGAACTGGAGGCCCTGGAACGGTTGCTGGCCGGTGCGGCCCGGGTGCTGCGTCCCGGCGGTCGCCTCGCCGTCATCAGCTACCACTCGCTCGAAGACCGGCGGGTGAAGCGGATGCTCCGGTACGGCAACCTGGAGGGGCGCCCGGTCCGGGACCTCTACGGCAACCTGCTTTCCCCCTGGCGGGAGTTGACGCGTCACCCGGTTCTGCCCGGCGACGCCGAGCGGGCCGCCAACCCCCGGGCGCGGAGTGCGCGCCTCCGCCTGGCCGAGCGCCGGCCCGAGGCCCCTCCCACCGGTTTCCCCTGA
- the mraZ gene encoding division/cell wall cluster transcriptional repressor MraZ, with translation MARFKGQASYSVDSKGRVAIPAKMRSAMNPEAKNTFTITRGFEQCIFLYPLDKWEAIEDEFEQLNLYQRESRDFVRIILMWAEEVTLDGQGRVRIPETLMDYARITDKALIIGALDHIEIWNPELFDAYINSKAERYETLAEQVMGV, from the coding sequence ATGGCGCGCTTCAAAGGACAGGCATCGTACTCGGTCGACAGCAAGGGTCGCGTCGCGATCCCGGCCAAGATGCGCAGTGCCATGAACCCGGAGGCCAAGAACACCTTCACCATCACCCGTGGCTTCGAGCAGTGCATCTTCCTGTATCCGCTTGACAAGTGGGAGGCGATCGAGGATGAGTTCGAGCAGTTGAACCTGTACCAGCGGGAGTCGCGTGACTTCGTGCGGATCATCCTCATGTGGGCGGAGGAAGTCACGCTGGACGGGCAGGGGCGCGTCCGGATTCCGGAGACCCTGATGGACTATGCCCGGATCACCGACAAGGCGCTCATCATCGGCGCCCTCGATCATATCGAGATCTGGAATCCGGAGCTGTTCGACGCCTACATCAACAGCAAGGCCGAGCGGTATGAGACGCTGGCCGAGCAGGTGATGGGGGTATGA
- a CDS encoding LexA family protein encodes MKARLTERQNETFEFIRAYMRRHRKPPTLQEIGTALGVRSVNAVSKLVRALEQKGYLEREAHAARGLRLVDMDEDPFRLDDPAPSLLVVSRTASHAPERLRERPSGFLTVDPYFLRGVREPEHCLIARAGDDGMNGDGIHKGDFLIVEEMRWKDLRNGEVAAVLIEEALHARRFFFANGRLHLRPADRNYTEETFAPDDPRCHVIGRVIGVMRRL; translated from the coding sequence ATGAAAGCCCGGCTCACGGAACGCCAGAACGAAACCTTCGAGTTCATCCGTGCCTACATGCGGCGGCACCGGAAGCCGCCGACCCTCCAGGAAATCGGCACGGCACTGGGCGTTCGCTCGGTCAACGCGGTCTCGAAGCTGGTGCGGGCCCTGGAGCAGAAAGGGTACCTGGAACGGGAGGCCCACGCCGCCCGGGGGCTCCGCCTGGTCGACATGGACGAGGACCCCTTCCGCCTGGACGACCCCGCGCCCAGCCTGCTCGTCGTCAGCCGCACCGCCAGCCATGCACCGGAGCGGTTACGCGAACGCCCGAGCGGCTTCCTCACGGTGGATCCCTACTTCCTGCGCGGCGTCCGGGAACCCGAGCACTGCCTCATCGCCCGCGCCGGGGACGACGGCATGAACGGCGACGGCATCCACAAGGGCGACTTTCTGATCGTCGAAGAGATGCGCTGGAAAGACCTGCGGAACGGCGAGGTGGCGGCCGTCCTCATCGAAGAAGCCCTCCACGCCCGCCGGTTCTTCTTCGCCAACGGACGGCTACACCTCCGCCCGGCCGACCGCAACTACACCGAGGAGACGTTTGCGCCGGACGACCCGCGCTGCCACGTCATCGGCCGCGTCATCGGGGTGATGCGGCGCCTCTGA